The stretch of DNA TCTATGACCGAGCCTTGGGTATGAAAATTCTTTGAAAGAGCACCTTGAAAAAATGTTGCTCTGTCTCTTGTTGGGCGTGAAAACGCCTACTTCGGAAAACAAAATAAACGACCATTGAAAAGAACGAAGTATGAATCCAACCAACAACCTATTGCAATTTGAAGTGTGCGCCAATAGCGTGGAGAGCTGTTTGGCTGCCCAAGAAGGCGGTGCCAACCGAGTGGAGCTCTGCGCCAGCATACCCGAAGGAGGGACAACACCCTCGTATGGCGAGATCATGGCTGCCCGAGAGGTGCTCAACCGCACCCGATTGCATGTGATCATACGGCCGAGAGGGGGCGATTTCACCTACTCGGACTTAGAAATGAAACGCATGCTGGCCGACATCGACCTGTGTAGGCGAGCGGGTGTGGATGGAGTGGTGTTCGGATGTCTTACCGCAGGGGGCGAAATAGACATGGAGAAAAATGCGATCCTGAAGCATCAGGCGGGCGATATGTCTGTCACCTTTCATCGGGCGTTCGACCGTTGCAGCAAACCTTACGAGGCTTTGGAATGCTTAGTGGAACTGGGCGTGGACCGTGTGCTCACCTCTGGACAGCAGCGCACGGCCGAAAAGGGTATTCGTTTGCTGTACGAACTACAAAAAAGAGCCGGAAACCGTCTCTCCGTGATGGCCGGATGTGGCGTGAACGAACGCAACATTTTCAAGATTTATGTGGAAACCAATATTCAGGAGTTCCATTTCTCGGCCCGCGAAAGTATACCCTCGCCTTGTAGTTACATGGACAAGGGAGTGTTGATGGGTACAAGAGAATATGATGAAAAATATATCGAGGTGACTACTGCCCGAAGAGTGATGCACACGATTGCGGCTCTGGCTTAACAAGGAAGTAAAGAAGATGAAGAGAAGATTTGCGATTTTGCTGATGGGTATGTGTCTTTGCTGTCTGCAAATGGTAGCATCGGAACACTTCATTTCCGATGTTCGCTATCGTGTAGTGGTGGAGAAGGCTTTTCATCAGAAGATGAATCTTGTAGGCAAGGGCTTCTTCTGCCTTGAGGGTTTACGGCCTACTGTGGAGGAGAAAGAGGCTCTCGAGTTTTTATATGCCTATATGCCGGTGGCTGATGTTACGGATTATCCCACTTCTTTCTTTCTCGACAACGTGCGCACGACGTTAAAGGTGCGCCGCACCATGCCGTGGGGAGGAAGCGTTCCCGAGCTTCTCTTCCGCCATTTTGTGCTGCCCATACGGGTGAACAACGAAAATCTGGATAGTGCCCGCATGGTGTTGTATGGCGAACTGCGGGAGAGGGTGAGCGGATTGAGCATGAAAGAGGCGATATTGGAGGTGAACCACTGGTGCCATGAGCATGTGACGTATCAGCCATCCAATGCCCGCACGCTCTCGCCGCTGGCTTGTATGAAGACGGCCATTGGACGTTGCGGCGAGGAAAGTACTTTTGCTGTGGCGGCATTGCGGGCCGTGGGAATCCCGGCCAGACAGGTTTACACGCCACGTTGGGCGCATACTGACGACAATCATGCCTGGGTAGAGGCGTGGGCAGACGGAGAGTGGCACTTCATCGGGGCTTGTGAGCCGGAACCTGTGCTCGACTTGGGATGGTTTAATCAGCCTGCTTCGCGTGCCTTACTGATGCACACGAAGGCGTTTGGCGACTATCGGGGCGACGAGGAGGTGATGCTGCGCACATCGAACTATACCGAAATCAACCTCATCGGCAACTATGCGCCTACTGCTCGCATCGACTTCCAGGTGGTGAGTGCCGCAGGAGAACCGGTGGAAGGGGCGCAGGTGGAATTCAAAATCTATAATTACGCGGAGTTTTATACGGCGGTCAATAAATACACTGATCAGCACGGACGCACGTTTCTCACAGCGGGTAGGGGTGATATGGTGGTATGGGCATCGAAGAACGGGGCCTACGGATGGGTTAAGGCTTCGTTCGGAAAGGATAAGGAGCTGACCATCCGGCTGACCAGAAACGAAAAGATGGAGGCGGAACAACGCGTGGGAGCGTTGGATTCGCTGGACATCGTTCCGCCCGCATCTTGTACCCAGATGCCCCAAGTGCCGGAGGAGATGGCCGAGAAAAACAGGAAGCGATTGGCCGAGGAGGACCGTATCAGGAAGAGTTATGAGGCTACGTTCTATCAAGGTGGTGCTAATCATGGTTTGGAGAACTATCTGCGGCGTGCAAGAGGTAATTGGCGAACTATCGAACGCTTTATCAATCGACATCCGGATCGGCCGCTGCGGGTAGAAAAACTTCTGTCTACCCTCTGCGATAAAGATCTGCACGACATCTCGCTGTCTATTCTCGAAGATCATTTCCTGGCCGAAAGCGACCAGTTAGATCCTCGGGTGGAAGACGAGATGCTGGTGCTACCCTACAAACGGGCCTTCGAGCGAGCTTTTCCCGACAGTGTTTCGCAAGGCTTCCGCCAAGATCCGGCACGGCTTGTGGCATGGACGCGGAGGCATATCCGCCTGAATCCTGACACGAAGGCTCTGCGAATTGCACAGACTCCGATAGGGGTGTGGCGGTCGAGACTGACGGATAGTCGGTCGCGCGACATCTTTTTCGTGAGTATGGCCCGAAGTCTGGGCATTGAAGCGCGTAAAGATGCCGTGACGTCGAAGGTGCAATATCGGGAAAAAGGTGTTTGGAGGGACGTGAATTTCGAAACCGAGGAACAGAAAACGGCGGCTACAGGGCGGTTGAAACTGATGTATGCTGCTGCTAAGGGGCTGCCCGACGATCCTAAATATTACAGTCATTTCACCCTCAGCAAAATAGAAAACGGGCGGGCTCGGCTGCTTAATTTTGAGGAAGGAAGTGCCGATGGAGGCGAGGGAACTACCTGGAGCAATACTTTTCGAGAGGGAACGGTGCTGGATGAGGGCACTTATCTGTTGGTGTCGGGCACCCGACTGGCCAGTGGTGGGGTGCTTGCGGCCTATCAGTTTTTCAATATTCGGGCGGGCGAAACGACGGAATTGCCACTCGTGATGCGTCATTCGGAGAGCGAAATCAGCGTTATCGGTAGTTTCGACAGTGAGTCGAAGTTTGTGAAAGATGGGCAGGAGGTAAGTCTTCTCTCGCAGACGGGTCGCGGCTATTTCGTTGTGGCTCTGCTGGGGATGGGTGAAGAACCCTCCAATCATGCGCTGCGCGACTTGGCAAAGGCTAAGGCGACACTCGATAACTGGCAGCGACCGTTTGTATTTCTCTTTGCCAACGAACGCGAGTTAGAGCGGTTCCGCTCCGAGAATTTCGGCACTCTGCCCTCCCGTCTCATCCTGGGTATCGATCCGGATGGGCGCATCCGTCGATCGGTGGCTGCGGCATTAAAGCTCGACAGTCCCACGCTCTCGCCTATTTTCCTCATCGCTGATACTTTTAATCGGGTGGTCTTCATCTCGCAGGGCTACACCATCGGACTGGGAGAGCAACTCGAAAAGGTGGCGGCCAGACTCTAAGCGGTTCGCCTCGGGTTTTTCTCTCGTCTACCGACCGGCTTCTTTCTCTACGCCTATTTGCTGGAGATAGAGCCGGTCGCGGTCGTCTTTGAGCATTTGCCGAAGCGGAATGGGCTCGTTATGATCGTTGAGATAGAGGAGTGGAGCGGGCCGATAGAGTGCGCTGGCCACCGAATGGTGCAGACGAAGGCGGGGCGTACGCAGCCGGGCGAGATGGAGGAAGGTGTGGAAGACGGACAGACTGGTGGCCACGGGGCGGTGGAGGTTGGCGGAAAGAGCCTTAACAACCGTTTCTCGTTGGGACCGATAGCGGGGCGAGAGCCAAACCAGGAGCGGCACATGCAGCTCGAAGCAGGAGGGAATGGGCGAGGCATGGAGGAAGAGATGCCGGTCGTCGTCGAAGAGATTCTCGCCATGGTCTGAGGTATAGAGCAGTGCTGAGACGGTGTTCTCCGCCTCAAGACGGGCGATGAGGCGGGAGAGCAATTGGTCGGTAGCACGAATGGTATTGTCGTAGGTATTGAGCAGCGAGGCCCGATTACCTGGAGTTGCTTCGCTGGCATCGTCGGGTTGAAAGTGAGCCAGGGAGCGCGGGTAACGCTGACGGTATTCGAAGTGCGACCCGTAGGTGTGCAGCACAATGAGTTGTTTTCGCCGTTTCTTTTGCAGTACGCGGTCAACGAGCGGCAACAGATCTCCGTCGTAGCCGCGCCCCAGAGGAGGCCGACCTGCAGGTTGCGGCATACGGATGAAGCACCACTCGTCGGCTTCCTGCCCGAAGAAGTCGATGAAGGAATGGTTGGGCAGTTGGTTGGAGAGAAAGACGGTGTGGAACCCCGCCTCGCGAAAGGCCTCGATGAGGCTTTTCTGCGTATAGATGCTGTCGTAGTTGGCAGCCGAGATGCCCGAAAGGAGCATCGGCACGCTCTTATGGGTGGTGTTGGATTGGGTCAGGACCTTGTCGAAGGCAAAGAGATCTTTCCGCATCGAGAGCTCGGGATTGGTCTTCCGGCAGTAACCATAGAGCTGAAACTGCGGTGCGCGGGCAGTTTCGCCGACAACGAGGAGGTAGACCTCGCGTTCGTCTTTCGGGCTATCGGAGCGAGCACCGAAGCGGAATGCCGCCGACGTTTCGCCGTATCGCGCCGTAGCCTGGGTGCGAAGGGCGGCCAGACGAATGTTCTGAAACACGTTGACGGGATAGAGATCGTTGGCGATGCGATAGTCTTTCCCGGTGAGGAAGAGCAGCAGAAGCAGTCCGACAGTGGCTCCCACGCCTGCCGTCCGGCGAATCCGCCTGGTGGCTTGGCTCCCCAGCGGCTTGCCTCGCCAGCCCGAGAGGGCGGCCAGGACGAGGGTGGGGACGTAGAGCACGACGACGAAAACGATGCCAGGAAGAAGATTGTCGAGCAGTTCGCCGGCCTCACCGGGATTGGTTGTGAGCAGATTGAGAAACATGTCTACAGCGATAACCGAATGCCCATACAGATAGATCAATACCATTTGAAAGGCCGAAAGAAACACCAATGGGAAGAGTACCCACAGCATTCGCCCGGGTCGGTGCCACCAGCTCAGGGCGGCGGCGTAGAGCGAGAGGGGCAACAGAAGGTTCACCAGGCGGTAGACCAACGGCACGGGCTCGGTGTAGGCCAAGCTGAGGTTGGGCAGCGACAGCACCAACATCCCGAACACGAATGTTGTGCTGGGATGTAGGAGTTTTTTTAGATGGGGTAGGGGGAGTTGCATTGGATTCTTCTTTTTAGGAGTGAAAGGAGTGGAGGAGTCAAGACGAATGTCTTGTTGCTGTTCATTCTCTCGAGATGTTGGTTCTGAAATGTGCAGAAGCATCAGGGAGTCTCCGCGGTGGTTCTGCACATTTCAGAAAGCTTCCCTGGGTGCCAGCGGTGGTTCTGCACATTTCAGAAAGCTTCCCTGGGTGCCAGCGGTGGTTCTGCACATTTCAGAAAGCTTCCCTGGGTGTCAGCGGCGTTTCTGCACATTTCGGAAAGCTTCCCTGGGTGCCAGCAGCGTTTCTGCACATTTCAGAAAGCTTCCTCCTCTTCAAAACGCTTCATTGACGTTGAAGAGGAAGCCCGACTGCCCGCTTTTCCCCATACCGTAGTCGAGGCGGATGTTGACGTTCTTCTTAAACTCCCAGCGATAGCCGATGCCCCAGTTGGGCAGGATGTGGCGCAGACGCAACGCACGGAGTTTGGGAAACACCGTTCCGGCTCCGATCCATGCCACGAGTCCGTTGCGACGGTAGACATGCTGCCGCAGTTCGGCTTGCGCCTCGAGCTTGTTGTGGTCGCGATACCGCCCGCCGTAGTAGCCGCGCATGGCGTGAGAGTTGCCCAGGAGAGCCATGTTATTCCACTCGAGCGAACCGAATTGCAACACGCCGCCAGCTTGCAGAGCCAGCGTCGAGCCGTGCCAGAGCGGACGGTAGGTAGAGGCGGTGAAGGTGGTCGTGAAGAAGAATCGGCGAGCGTTGGAGAGCTGCCGGCGCAGCATCTGCGAAAGACTGAGGTAGAAACCGCGATGAGGAGCGGTCATTACGTCGCGTGTGTCGATTTGGAAAGTAGCTCCTGTACCCACGTCGGCGGCATGGGCAGGCCCGCCGAGGAGGAGTTCGGGGCGGGTGAGATGGGCGGCGCGCATCCAGTTGAACGAGAGCGAGGGGCCGAGATAGATGCCCGGACCGAGACGAAAGAGGAAATGGGTCTGCACGTCCACCTCAGAGCGGTTCATTCGGCTTTCGTTTCCGCCGTCGTTGCCCAGGTCGTATCCCACACCCCAAAACTTGGTGGGGAAGAAAACGAAGGAAGCATCGTAGCTCAGTCGGAAGCGTTCGTGGGGCGAGAGATGCACGCCCTTGAGTCCCACCATGTAGAAGCCCACGGTGGAAACGTCGGCGTAGAGCGAGAGGTTGGAGGGCGGGAGGAGCGAGTCGGTGGGAGAGGTGTAGTAGAGTCCGGCGGCGATGAGGCCGAGCCCGAGCCGGGTGTCGGTGCTGTAATGTGGTCCGCCGATGACGCTGAAGTCGAGCTTACGGCGATTCTTCGGCTGGTTGGATTGCGCAAAATAGCGAATAACACTCCCCATCAGTCCCCTCTTTCGGGGCAGACGGCTCTTCATGCTGTCAGCCTGCCAAGAGTTCTTCGGCTCAGATACCAGCGTGGAGGACGAAGTCGAGTCGACTGTAGGTATCGGTTCCTGTGCTCGCAGTCCGCCTGTCCACAAGCAGAGAATGAGCAACAGAACGCTTCCTCGAGGATTAAAAAACCAACCGCACATTGTCTATCCACAGTGTGTTGCCCGGCGAGCCGATGAAGGCTCCACCATTGCTCGAGGAGAACTGAACGATGAGATGTGTGGGCACGTCGTCGGCCGCAGCCCAACCCGTCTCTTTGAGCTGGACGCTTTTGCCGCGACTGTTGCGCACGTAGTCGGTGGAACGTAGCCCCATGAGTCGCTCGCTGTAGCCCGCTTGTCGGCGGATGTCGCCATAGAGCACTGGATAAGTAGCGTTCGCCACCCATCCTGCCGTACTCTTGGCAAATTCCACTACCACCGTTCCCACGCGTTTGGCTGTGATGTTGCCCTGGGCATCCTCCGTGCGTTTCTGTAAGAAAAGTATCGCCGTGGCACAATCCTTCCCCGGAACGGTCTGCACTTTGCTGAATCCGGTTTGTTTGATGCGGTTGGGCTCGCCGGTGAGCGAAACGCGATAGTCGAACCGCAGTGCCCGCGGCCGCTGCGTGTAGGGAATACCCCAATTCAGAGCGCGTTCGCCGTCTTTGGTTCCGCCGATGGGTTCGTGCACGTCGCCCAGGAAGATAGAGCCGGCTGCCAGGACACTGATGTTGATCATACCGAACACTTTGACGTGCTCGATGTGGGTCATGAGTTTGGCACAGTGTCCGCCGCCGTGTGCATCACGATATACCGACTGGTTGGTCTTGACGATGCCCATCACTTTGGCCATCACATTGGACGTGGCCCAGGGCGATCGACCCAAGTTGCGGTAGGGCACGTTGCCCTCAAGCACGCGGTCGGGGCCAATCTCGTAAAGCGTTTTCTCGTCGCCGCCGATGATGGCCGATTCTTTGATATGTCGCGTCACCCAATGGTCCATATTGCCATACAGAATGGGCTCCTCGCGCTCTTGCCCCAGTGCAGTCTGCGCAAAAAGGGCGCAGACAATCAATGTTCTTAACATGTTCTTTCTTCTTTTTAGCTTCCCAAGATTGGGAAAGGTCGTTGATCCTGTTTTCAAGGCCTCCCAAAGTTGGGAAAGTCCGTTTTTCTTGTTTTTGCCGTTTCCCAAGATTGGGAATGGTTGTTTGTCTTCTATTTGAGGTTTCCCAAAGTTGGGAAAATCAGTTTCTTTCGTTTTCGGCATTTCCCAAGGTTGGGACGCATGATTTCACTTTCCGCTCACGATTTTCTGGATGTCGCTGAGCTTGTTGAGGGCCTCGACGGGGGTGAGATGGTTGATGTCGAGTCCGAGAATTTCGTCGCGAATCTGCGAGAGCACGGGGTCGTCGAGTTGGAAAAAGCTGAGTTGCATTCCCTCGCGAGTTTCGTCAAGATGCTTGGCCGAGGGCTTGACGATGGTACCCACCTGGGCGTTGTCGGTCTCGAGTTCGGTCAGCACCACGCCGGCACGTTTGACAATGCTCTTAGGCATGCCGGCAATGTCGGCTACGTGGATGCCGAAGGAGTGTTCCGAGCCGCCACGCTCCAACCGTCGCATAAAAATGATTTTCCCGTCCACCTCTTTCACGCTCACATTGTAATTTTTGATGCGACGGAAGTTTTTCTCCATCTCGTTGAGCTCGTGATAGTGGGTGGCAAAGAGTGTTCGGGCACGTGCCTTGGGCTGCTCGTGCAGATATTCTACGATGGCCCAGGCGATGCTGATGCCATCATAGGTGGAGGTGCCGCGACCCAGTTCGTCGAAGAGTACCAGCGAACGGGGCGATACGTTATTGAGGATGTTGGCGGCCTCGGTCATCTCTACCATAAAGGTAGACTCGCCCTGGGCGATGTTGTCGCTGGCTCCCACACGGGTGAAGATTTTGTCGACCAGGCCTATGCGTGCGCTTTCAGCCGGAACAAAACTGCCCATCTGTGCCAATAGAACGATGAGGGCCGTTTGTCGCAGCAGGGCCGACTTACCGGCCATGTTAGGACCGGTGATGATGATGATTTGCTGACGGTCGGCGTCGAGCAGAATGTCGTTGGGCACGTACTGTTCTCCCAAGGGGAGTTGGGTTTCGATAACGGCATGGCGACCTTGCCGGATGTCCAACACATCACTGTCTTCCACGATGGGGCGCACGTAATGGTTCTCCTCTGCCGTCTTGGCGAAACTAAGTAGACAGTCGAGCTGGGCAATGACGTTGGCATTGATTTGAATCTGCGGCGTAAACTCTTGCGTGGCCCCGATGAGTTCGCCGAAGAGTCGCTCCTCAAGCACCTGAATCTTCTCGTCGGCTCCAAGGATGCGTTCTTCGTATTGTTT from Prevotella sp. oral taxon 475 encodes:
- a CDS encoding transglutaminase family protein; this translates as MKRRFAILLMGMCLCCLQMVASEHFISDVRYRVVVEKAFHQKMNLVGKGFFCLEGLRPTVEEKEALEFLYAYMPVADVTDYPTSFFLDNVRTTLKVRRTMPWGGSVPELLFRHFVLPIRVNNENLDSARMVLYGELRERVSGLSMKEAILEVNHWCHEHVTYQPSNARTLSPLACMKTAIGRCGEESTFAVAALRAVGIPARQVYTPRWAHTDDNHAWVEAWADGEWHFIGACEPEPVLDLGWFNQPASRALLMHTKAFGDYRGDEEVMLRTSNYTEINLIGNYAPTARIDFQVVSAAGEPVEGAQVEFKIYNYAEFYTAVNKYTDQHGRTFLTAGRGDMVVWASKNGAYGWVKASFGKDKELTIRLTRNEKMEAEQRVGALDSLDIVPPASCTQMPQVPEEMAEKNRKRLAEEDRIRKSYEATFYQGGANHGLENYLRRARGNWRTIERFINRHPDRPLRVEKLLSTLCDKDLHDISLSILEDHFLAESDQLDPRVEDEMLVLPYKRAFERAFPDSVSQGFRQDPARLVAWTRRHIRLNPDTKALRIAQTPIGVWRSRLTDSRSRDIFFVSMARSLGIEARKDAVTSKVQYREKGVWRDVNFETEEQKTAATGRLKLMYAAAKGLPDDPKYYSHFTLSKIENGRARLLNFEEGSADGGEGTTWSNTFREGTVLDEGTYLLVSGTRLASGGVLAAYQFFNIRAGETTELPLVMRHSESEISVIGSFDSESKFVKDGQEVSLLSQTGRGYFVVALLGMGEEPSNHALRDLAKAKATLDNWQRPFVFLFANERELERFRSENFGTLPSRLILGIDPDGRIRRSVAAALKLDSPTLSPIFLIADTFNRVVFISQGYTIGLGEQLEKVAARL
- a CDS encoding PCMD domain-containing protein, encoding MLRTLIVCALFAQTALGQEREEPILYGNMDHWVTRHIKESAIIGGDEKTLYEIGPDRVLEGNVPYRNLGRSPWATSNVMAKVMGIVKTNQSVYRDAHGGGHCAKLMTHIEHVKVFGMINISVLAAGSIFLGDVHEPIGGTKDGERALNWGIPYTQRPRALRFDYRVSLTGEPNRIKQTGFSKVQTVPGKDCATAILFLQKRTEDAQGNITAKRVGTVVVEFAKSTAGWVANATYPVLYGDIRRQAGYSERLMGLRSTDYVRNSRGKSVQLKETGWAAADDVPTHLIVQFSSSNGGAFIGSPGNTLWIDNVRLVF
- a CDS encoding phosphoethanolamine transferase is translated as MQLPLPHLKKLLHPSTTFVFGMLVLSLPNLSLAYTEPVPLVYRLVNLLLPLSLYAAALSWWHRPGRMLWVLFPLVFLSAFQMVLIYLYGHSVIAVDMFLNLLTTNPGEAGELLDNLLPGIVFVVVLYVPTLVLAALSGWRGKPLGSQATRRIRRTAGVGATVGLLLLLFLTGKDYRIANDLYPVNVFQNIRLAALRTQATARYGETSAAFRFGARSDSPKDEREVYLLVVGETARAPQFQLYGYCRKTNPELSMRKDLFAFDKVLTQSNTTHKSVPMLLSGISAANYDSIYTQKSLIEAFREAGFHTVFLSNQLPNHSFIDFFGQEADEWCFIRMPQPAGRPPLGRGYDGDLLPLVDRVLQKKRRKQLIVLHTYGSHFEYRQRYPRSLAHFQPDDASEATPGNRASLLNTYDNTIRATDQLLSRLIARLEAENTVSALLYTSDHGENLFDDDRHLFLHASPIPSCFELHVPLLVWLSPRYRSQRETVVKALSANLHRPVATSLSVFHTFLHLARLRTPRLRLHHSVASALYRPAPLLYLNDHNEPIPLRQMLKDDRDRLYLQQIGVEKEAGR
- a CDS encoding copper homeostasis protein CutC, with amino-acid sequence MNPTNNLLQFEVCANSVESCLAAQEGGANRVELCASIPEGGTTPSYGEIMAAREVLNRTRLHVIIRPRGGDFTYSDLEMKRMLADIDLCRRAGVDGVVFGCLTAGGEIDMEKNAILKHQAGDMSVTFHRAFDRCSKPYEALECLVELGVDRVLTSGQQRTAEKGIRLLYELQKRAGNRLSVMAGCGVNERNIFKIYVETNIQEFHFSARESIPSPCSYMDKGVLMGTREYDEKYIEVTTARRVMHTIAALA